Below is a window of Flavobacterium sp. CFS9 DNA.
TTTATTTTCATAGTTTTCTTCGGTTTTTAAATATCCAAAGCTAATCCATGATTCTGTTCCGGGTACAAACTCCCCATTCAGTCTGAAATCAATTCCTTGTGCATAGGCTTTTGCATTATTATTGGCAACATATCGAATTCTGACATTATCAATCGAATACACATTTACGTCTGATAGTGATTTATAATAAAGTTCCGTAACCCATTTGAAAGGACGGCTCCACATTTTAAAATTATAATCGTTCCCCAAAACGATATGAACCGATTCCTGCGCTTTCACATTTGGATTTACCACACCATTTAAATCCCTAAGCTCTCTATAAAAAGGGGGCTGATGATACAATCCACCGGAAAGTCGGAAAAGCATGTCCATATCCCAATCCGGCTTTAAAGCAAACTGAGCACGCGGACTAAAAACCGTTTGAGTTTTACCCTCTACAGCGGCACCGGAAACATTCCAACTCTGAAAACGAGCACCAAGATTATACCAAACCTGACTGGATCCTATTTCTGATTTTTTATTCCATTGCGCATATCCCGAAAACCTATTTATGTTATTAAAGTTAGTCGCTCGTACCTCCTGATACGGCAGTAAAGGCCCGGCATAAGGTTCGTATGGCTGATTGTTCTTCGGTAAAAAAGCGATTGGCGGATTAATCGAGAATCCAGCCGAATCAATCATCTCCCACTCTACAATTCGATCCCGAATCGATTCACGGGTATATTTCAACCCAAATTCCAGCTGGCTGTCATTTTTCCATTCTTTAAAACCTTTGATTTCTGCATTGGCGATCAAAGCATCGAGATCATTTCGGGCATGGCTCAGTTGTGAACCTATTCCGCGTGTAAAATCAACATTTGAGGTATCTTCATTTTCTATACTTCCCAAACGATATTGTGCCAAAATATCAAAATGCTCCTGCTCTATGGTATGAAAGAGAGAGCCAATTAATTTAAAAGTCAAAGTTGACGAAGCTTTATAAGTTGTTTTCAAGGCACCAAAATAGGTATTGTACTGATCGCGTTCCCTGCCTTCATAATACACGGCAAGCGCCATAGGCTGATCTATAGTTCCAAATTTTGTCTCACGGATTAAAGGCTGATACAAATATTTGTTTTGAGAGATATTCCCTAAAAAACTCACTTGCCATTTTGCAGAAATATCATAATTAACATTGGTCTGAATATCCGCAAAAGTTGGCGTATAATTTGTCTGCGTATCCTGACTATTCACCAGCAAGCTGTTATTTCTATAACGAACTCCGGTTACGGCCGACCATTTTTTATTTTTAGAAACAGCATCGACCGATACGCTTCCTCCAAGCAAACTGGCTTCAAGTGAAGCTCCAAACTGCGTTGGTCTTCTGTAAGTGATGTCTAAAACAGAGGATAATTTATCTCCAAACTTTGCTTGAAATCCTCCTGCCGAAAAGTCAACATTCTGTACCAAATCGGTATTGGTAAAACTTAATCCTTCCTGTTGTCCGGAACGAATTAAAAACGGGCGGTAGACTTCGACCTCGTTCACATAAACCAGATTTTCATCGTAATTTCCACCCCGAACCGCATATTGCGTACTCAGTTCATTATTGGAATTTACACCCGGCAGTGTTTTCAAAATATTTTCAATTCCGGCATTGGCTCCGGGTATTTTCTTAATAGTAGCGACATCAACATTTGCAATACCCTGAATCCTTTTTTTGTTTTTAGAAGAAACAAAAACTTCTCCCATCTGTTCTTCGGAACTACTCATTAGTGGATTAAAAACAAAAATCTCATTTGAGGTTAAATGCACCGTCAGACTCATCATTTTTAAAGAAACGTGGGTAAAAATCAATGAAATCTTTTTATCGGATGGCACTACAATTTCATAAAAACCATTTGAATCAGATTGAGAAACATTTCCGGAAGAACTGATATTTACTCCAGCAACAGGACGTTTCTGCTCATCCAGAATAAGACCTTTCACATGAGCTTTCTGAGCAAATGAAATACAGGTCATGCATAAAAAAAGAAAAACGGCTATTAACTTAATTTGATTCAAGTGCTTGGGTTTTATTTTTGTTGGCTTCTAAAAAAATGAGTCTCAAAGATAGCAGAATTTCCTACATTATCAATCACTTCAATTTTTAAATCATTTGCTCCTTCGGCAAGGAGAGTATCATCAAAAGTATGTGTTATTTTTCTCGATTTACTTTCATATTCAAACAGAATCCAGTTTCCATTCAGATAACCGTTGTACGATTTAATTCCGGAAGAAGCATCATTAATAGTAAATTCTATCTTTTTAACTCCGGTAATCCACTTGTCCTGAATTGGTTTTGCGATTTTAATTGTCGGTGCGATAGTATCCAGCACTAATCCGAACTGTCCTAATATTTTTGATTTGGCAGTAAAAACATCACCTTTTCTCACCGTTCCGTTATAACTGGCGGAGTTTCCGCTTAATCTTCCAATAAAAACTTTATCCTTTAAAGTTTCCGGAAACGAACTGTCTTTAATCGTAATGGTAAAATTCGAATGCACCGGAACAGTATCGTCATGAACATAAATACGATTGTTTTTAACATCAAAATTTAAATTAAAATCGTCATAAAAAGTTCCAGCCGGGAAAAACACAGACATATTGTCTTTTTCAAAATTTGAATCTTTATTGGCTTTAACAAAATACTTCGAAGCTACCGGCACTTCTTTTACTATTGGTGTCGCGGCATCGTATTCAATGGGTACAGTAACCGTGCTTAAATTTCCAAAGTAATCCGAAACCTCGATTCTGTAAGTCGATGCTAAATTAGGTTCGGCCGAAACAATTCCTCGCAAAGAATCGGTCTTGATGATGCTCAACGCATAAGGTGTTTTCATGAAGAGTTTCTGAACCCGCTGACCCGACTTTTTATATTTACCATAATCAATAAAAGCATTTATATATCGCATCTCATCGAAGGAATAGGTATTGAACTGGTAATTATAATTTTGATTTCCGTTTAGAAAAGTAGCAACATTAAAAACCCCATTTTTATTAAACGAAACATCATCATAATCTACAGCGGAAATTCCGAAACCAATTCTACCATTAGCTTTTACTTTACTCGCCAGATAAGTCCCGTCCTTTTGCAAGGCAACATTTAACAATAGAGGCTGCTTGGACTGATTTACTGTCGCATTATCCATAGGATAAACGTAAACACTTGAGATATTTGGCTTTTTAGTGTCTTTTAGATTTTTATCGAAGCCAAAAAATATAGGATTAATTACGAATTCTGTTTTAGTGTCCCGAATTTCAAAATGAAGATGCGGTCCCTCTGATGAACCTGTATTTCCGGAAAGCCCAATCAGATCACCTTTTATAACTGGCAGTTCGTTGGGTTTTGGAAACATTTCAATTTCATAGGCCTTTTCTTTGTAATGCGTTTTTTTTACATAATCCAGAATTGGCCCAACCGGAGTTTGTAAATGTCCGTATACCGAAGTGTATCCATTTGGATGCGTAATGTAGATGCATTTACCGTTCCCAAAAGTCGAAATTTTAATTCTCGACACATATCCGTCGGCAATAGCATACACATTTAATCCTTCTCTCTGATTCGTTTTCAAATCAAACCCCGCATGGAAATGATTCGGCCTCAACTCCCCGAAATTACCGGAAAGTTGCATCGGGATATCCAGCGGCGGACGAAAATAATCTTTTGGATATTGCGTCTGCGCAAAAATAAACGGACTAAAAAGCAGGGCAAGTAACGAAAATCTCATAAGTAACATTTTTGCTAAGATAAAAAATTAAGAGGCGAAAACCGAGCATAACGCCACAAAAATACAATCGATTGAATTTCATCGGTTTGTTTATTTTTAATGTAAAAAAATCGATAAAAAATTGCATTAATAAAAAGGAATATTAACTTTGTAGGATTAAGTAATGAATAGGATTTATAATGAGTGTAATTGCCGAAATAATTGATACTCTTGAATATAAAGTCGAAAAGCTTTTTGAGAAATCGAAAGGCTTGGAGCATAATAATCAGGCTTTACAATTAGAATTAGCCAAAGCTGCGCAAATTATCCGGAAACAATCTGAAGAAATTGAAGCTTTGAAAAAGCAACATGAAACACTTAAGATCGCCAATTCGTTACTCGGCAGTGACAACAACAAGAGAGAGACAAAGCTTAAAATAAATTCATTAATTCGCGAAATTGACTACTGTATAGCACAGTTATCAGATTAACAAAGACGACATGGACGGAAAGCTTAAAATTAAAATATCAGTTGCAGACAGAGTTTATCCTTTAACGGTTGAACCTGCTCAGGAAGAAGGACTAAGAAGTGCTTCTAAAAAAATTGATGCTATGATTAAGCAATTCGAAGAAAGTTACGCGGTTCGTGACAAACAAGATGTTCTGGCGATGTGTGCCCTGCAATTTGCATCGCAAGTCGAACAAAAACAAATTGACAACGCAATCGATGGCGAAGAAACTATCGAAAGAATTAAAAGATTAAATTCGCTATTAGATCAATATCTCGAAAATTAAACGTTCTTTTACAACAACTAAGATACTGCCTACATTAGTTCACAATTGGTAAACTCAACACTAACAATTTAGAATGAGCAAATCGTCGCTACTATAGTATGCCATGCTTCGGCTTGGAAACTTGAACAGTGAGTTAGCTCAAAACTTGTCTTTACGAGTTTATTCAAGCAATTAATGTAGGCTTTTTTTATATATAAATTTTTACAAACATGGACATAATAACAATCATTATTTCAGGTATTATAGGAATTGCGGTAGGTTTTGCAATTGCTAAAATTATCGAAAAAAGCAATATTTCTAACCTCATTAAAAATGCCAAAAAAGAAGCAGCTTCCATTTTAAAAGATGCCAATTTAGAAGCAGAAAATATCAAAAAAGATAAAATTCTTCAGGCAAAAGAGCGTTTTATCGAACTAAAATCAGAGCATGAACAAGTTATTTTAGCAAGAGACAAAAAAGTAGCGGAGGTAGAAAAAAGAGTACGCGATAAAGAATCACAAGTTTCTAACGAACTTTCGAAAGCTAAAAAAGTAAACGACGAGTTTGAATCTAAAACACAGGAATACAACAATAAAATTGAAGTTTTAGACAAAAAACAAACTGAAGTTGACAAATTACACAAAAGCCAGCTACAGCAGCTTGAAGTAATTTCAGGGCTTTCTGCCGAAGAGGCAAAAGAGCAATTAGTGGAAGGATTAAAAGCCGAAGCTAAAAGTAAAGCAATGTCTCACATTCAGGAAACCATTGAAGAGGCTAAACTTACCGCTCAGCAGGAAGCTAAGAAAATTATTATCAATACGATCCAGAGAGTTGGAACTGAGGAAGCAGTTGAAAATTGCGTTTCAGTATTCAACATTGAATCTGACGATGTAAAAGGTAGAATCATTGGACGTGAAGGACGTAACATTAGAGCCCTTGAAGCAGCTACAGGAGTTGAAATCATCGTTGACGACACACCTGAAGCGATCATCCTTTCTTGTTTTGATCCTGTTCGTAGAGAAATTGCTCGTTTATCTTTGCATAAACTGGTTACAGACGGACGTATTCACCCTGCAAGAATTGAAGAAGTAGTGGCTAAAACTGCTAAACAGATTGACGACGAAATTATCGAAGTTGGTAAACGTACTGTTATCGACTTAGGAATTCACGGTTTACACCCTGAATTGATCAAAGTTGTAGGTAGAATGAAATACCGTTCTTCTTACGGACAAAACTTATTGCAGCACTCGAGAGAAGTTTCTAAACTTTGTGGTATCATGGCTGCCGAATTAGGTTTAAACGTAAAATTGGCCAAAAGAGCCGGTTTACTTCACGATATTGGTAAAGTTCCGGATACTGAAAGTGATTTACCTCACGCGTTATTAGGTATGCAGTGGGCAGAGAAATACGGCGAAAAAGATGAAGTTTGCAACGCTATTGGAGCTCACCACGACGAGATCGAAATGAAGTCTTTACTTTCTCCGATTGTTCAGGTTTGTGATGCTATTTCAGGTGCAAGACCAGGCGCAAGACGTCAGGTTTTAGATTCATACATTCAACGTTTGAAAGACCTTGAAGATGTTGCTTACGGGTTTAGCGGTGTAAAAAATGCATATGCAATTCAGGCTGGTAGAGAACTTCGTGTAATTGTAGAAAGCGAAAAAGTTTCTGACGACAATGCTGCGAATTTATCTTTCGAGATTTCACAAAAAATTCAAACTGAAATGACTTATCCGGGTCAAGTAAAAGTTACTGTAATTAGAGAAACCAGAGCGGTAAATATCGCGAAGTAATCTTCTCATTCTATTCATAAAACAAAGGCTATCTTAAAACAAGATAGCCTTTGTTTTTTTATAACACTACGGTCTGGCGATTTACACTTAGCTCATCAGTCTTCGGCTTCGCTCAGACTGACATTCGCATCTTCGTTTAGACTGACATTTTCGACTTCACTCAGACTGACATTCTGAACTTCGCCAAAACCGACATTAAGATCTTTATATTATGAAAGTCCTTCGACTTCGCTCAGGACGACAAATCATGACAAACCTTCCCAAATGCAGAGATTATAACTACCAATAAAACTGCAACAACGACTAAAACCATCATAGATATTGGAGACCGAGACTGAGACTACCACTATAACTGAAAACCGTGATTACAGCTCCTCGTACAAACCAAACTCTATCTACAACACCATCGTTAAATATCGTTAAAAATAATTTTAAAACTCGTTCCTACTCCCACCTTACTTTCTACCGAAATACTTCCTTTCATAGCCTCAATTTGATTTCTGGTAATATAGAGTCCAATTCCTCTTGCTTCCTGATTTTTGTGAAAAGTTTTATACATCCCAAATAACAAATCACCATACACCGCCAAATCGATTCCCAAACCATTATCTGTAATTTTTAATGACTTGTAACCGTCCGGTTCGATTGAAAAATCAAAAACAATAACAGGATCTCTGTCCGGATGCGCGTACTTTATAGCGTTTGTTGTAAGATTCAACAAAACACTTTCCAGATAAGCCGGATTAAAGTTAATTGTAAGATACTTTGGAACATTATTTACAATTGTGACCTTCTTGTCCTTGTCGTAGCCTTTAATCGTTGAAATCGTTTTCTCGATGTATTCTGAAAGCTTTAACGGCGCCACAGCAATATTGATATTACTTTGCGTCTTTACAATTTGGGTTAAATTTGCAATCGTATCATTCAGATCATTAGAAACAGTTCGCAAATGTTCCAGCATTTCGTTTACCGTTTGTTTATCAACATCCGCATCAATAAAATCCAGAATCGACTTTATATTTCCAGCCTGTGTATTCAGATTATGCGAAACAATATGCGAGAAATTCACCAATCGGCTATTTTGATCACTGTACAATTTCATCGTTTTTAAGAGCTCCAACTCCTTCTCTTTTTGCAAAGAAACGTCGGTATGCGTTCCGATCACACGCAACGGCTTTCCATTTTCATCCCTTTCAATAACCTTTCCACGATCCAGAATCCACTTATAATTACCGCTTGAAGTCATGACACGATGGTAGTTTTCGTAATATGGGATCTTATTATCAAAATGCTCCTGTATATCCGAATAGTACTTTGGAAGGTCTTCAGGATGCACAATCTTATCCCAACGTTCCGGATCATCAAAAATATCAGTAGAATCCAATTCCAGAATCTTTAACGACAATGACGAATAGAAAACTCTATTGGTTACCATATCCCAATCCCAAATTCCGGCAGTAGAAGCTTCAAGAGCAAATTGAAATCGTTCTTCAGAAATACGCAATTTTTCTTCCTTATCTTTTAGTTCCGTAATATCCGAAACATGTCCAAAAAAGCTAACATGCCCGTCAGCGGACTGCTCTGTTTTTGCAGAAACCTTAAACCATCGCAATCCTTTTATAGGCAAAACAGCTCTAAATTCGACATTCCAGGGTTTTATTTCTTTGCGTGCTTTGACTAAAGACTGAAAAAACAGATCACGGTCCTGAGGAAAAATTCGGTCGTAAATTACCAATTTAATATCATTGGTAAACTCTTTTACACTAATTTCAAAAATATCGTCAGCTGATTTACTGACCAGAGGGAAAGTATACCTGTTTTCGCTGTCAACAACAAACTGAAACAGCAAGTCCGGCATTTCGGCAAGCAATTTTTTATAAAAATTATTTACCTCTAAGCAATTCTCATTTCCATATAAATCAAAAACCATATATCACTTATTTATGTAGATTGAAATATTAAAACAATGATCTCAATAGTAAAAAACAAAAGCTGAAACTGGCTCTTTTATTCCCTAATAACCACAAAATATGATACAATATATTACTTTTTTGACTTAAAAACGACTTCCTGCTTCAAAAATTACTTCCTTGGATGAAAAGATAACATTACTTCTTTCAAAAAGCGTCTGTCTAAATGCACATAAATTTCGGTCGTAGTGATCGATTCGTGTCCTAACATCAACTGAATCGATCTTAAATCAGCACCATTTTCAAGTAAATGGGTTGCAAAAGAATGTCTCAGGGTATGCGGACTAATACTTTTTTGAAGATTAATCTTTACTGCCAAATCTTTTATAATGGTAAAAATCATGGCACGTGTAAGCTGATTTCCTCTCCTGTTCAAAAATAAAGTATCTTCACAGCCTTTTTTTATTTTAAGATTTACCCGAATTTCCTTCTGATAAATCTGAATGTATTTCTGAGCGAACTTACCCACCGGAACAAAACGTTCTTTATTTCCTTTTCCGGTAATTTTAACAAACCCTTCTTCAAAAAATAGATCAGAAATTTTTAAGGAAACCAATTCCGAAACCCGAAGTCCGCAACCGTACAAAGTTTCCAACATTGCCCGATTCCGTTCGCCTTCATTGGTACTCAGATCAATTGCCGCAATAAGAGCATCAATTTCATCTAAAGACAGCGTATCAGGCAATTTCCGTCCTGTTTTGGGAGTTTCGATCAGTTCCATCGGATTATCGTTTCTGTAATCTTCAAAAACCAGATAATTAAAAAAACTTTTCAGGCCCGAAATAATTCTTGCCTGTGAGCGTGGATTGACTTCTTTAGCTACCGCATAAATAAACTGCTGAACCGTTTCGTCATCAATCTTTACGGGAGAAATTTCTATTCTGTTTGTTTCCAGAAAAAGACACAAACGCTCGATATCAAAACCATAGTTTTCGATCGTGTTTTTAGACAAACCTCTCTCGATGCGTAAATACGACTGATAATCTTTTATGTAACGGTTCCAATTCATAGCTACAAAGTAAAACATTTTCAGGCATAAAAAAACCTTCCGGGTTAGGGAAGGTTCTAAAATTTATTGTTGGATAAAATTAGAATTTGTATGCTAAAGATAACGCAAGGTTACTGTTTTTAGCACTGTCATAGTAATCATCTGAATTATCAATATCTTTATCAGAAAGCGGAGATAATCCGATTGTGTAACGAAGACCTACTGAAAGGTTATCTGTGAAATTATATCCGGCTCCAAGATTAAATCCTAAATCTGCTGATCTGGTAAAATCTTTAATATTCTGACTATCTGCTTTAGCTGACAATAAAACACCTAATTGCGGACCAGCTTCAACGCTGAATTTTTTATCAACAATATAATACTTTGCTAATACAGGAATATTCAAATAATTCAATTTAATATCAGTATCATTACCAACAGGTCCGTCTACTTTAGTTCCCTGAGCAGAAAACAAAAGCTCCGGCTGAATAAAAAATCTTTGAATCACATGAATTTCTGCAAAACCTCCAACGTGAAAACCTACAAGAGATTTAACATGATCCACATCTCCTCCAACTACTGTCGAAATATTAAGACCTCCTTTTACTCCAAATCTGGTCTTTTGTGCATTAGCAAAACCAAATACCATTACTGCCATAGCAGCCAAAATTATTTTTTTCATTACAATTTGTTTTTTGTGTTATTCAAAACAAATATAAAGATATCCTTATTAAAAAAGAACTTGGATGCTAATTAATAAATTGGTAAATACAGCTTTATGTTATGATCAGCAGACCTTTCTTCTACATTTTAGCATACTTTTAAATCTAGAATATCAAAATAAACGTACAAAATAAAAAAGTTATAAAATCAATTTTGAACTATAAATCTGATTAAATAATAAATACAACCTAAAAAACCGATCACAAATAAACTTCTTAAATAGAGCCAATTACAGGCCTAAAATCAACAAAAATGAGAATTTTAGTAATTATTTAAAGCAAAATATAAAACAATAAATTCCTAATTCTGTAGTTTTGACTAATAAATAACATTTAAAAAAATCAAATTTTAAAAACACTTTTATGAAAAAGATAATCTTAGCAGCTGTATTGTTTATCGCAACTTCAGCTACAATTCAGGCACAATTAGTACAATTTGGAGTTAAAGCAGGGGTTAACTTTGCAAGCCAAACCGGAGATGCAGGTCTTCAAGGTGTAGCATTTGACAAAGAAGGAATCACTAGCTATCACGTAGGGGTTGTTGCAGAACTTAAATTATTAGACAAATTTGCTATTCAACCGGAGCTTTTATACTCTACTCAGGGAGCAACTTACAAGAATGCTGTAAATGAATTTAAAAATGAATTAGGCTACTTATCTATTCCAGTAATGGCTAAGTTTTACCTAAACGATACTTTTAGCTTAGAAGTAGGTCCTCAGGCTTCCTTTTTATTAAGTGAAAAAAATAAGTTTGATGTTAAAGATGCACAGACTTTTGAATTTGGACTTAATGCCGGATTAGGAGTAAAACTTACTAAAAGCATTTTTGTTCAGGGCCGTTATGGTCTAGGATTAACTGAAGCTTCTAAAAATGCTGATGTTAAAAACTCAACTTTCCAGATCTCTGCCGGATTCTTGTTCTAAAAAATATATCACATACTTTTACCAAAACCGTTCTATTAATTAGAGCGGTTTTTTTTATTTTTACAACTATTCAAGGGCAAAGTCAAAAATCAATGCCACTACCAATTGTTTTACATTTTACATCTCACAAATCACTACTTATGAAAATCTGCATCATCAATGGACCCAATTTGAATCTTTTAGGAAAAAGAGAGCCTGAAGTTTACGGAAGTCAGACTTTTGAAGATTATTTCGAAACGTTACAGGCAAAATTCCCACACATTGAACTTTCTTATTATCAAAGTAATATTGAAGGCGAACTGATCGGAAAAATTCAGGAATGCGGTTTTAGTTTTGATGGAATTATTCTGAATGCAGGAGCTTACACTCATACTTCTATAGGATTAGGCGATGCCATGAAAGCGGTTACAACTCCGGTAATCGAAGTACACATTTCAAACACCTATGCCCGTGAAAGTTTCAGACATCAGTCGTATTTATCAGGAAATGCTAAAGGGGTTATCCTTGGTTTTGGCTTAAAAAGTTACGAACTGGCTATTCAGTCTTTTTTGTAAAATGTTTAGGTGTGAAATGTAAAATGTGAAATGTTAAGATGTGAAATGTTAAGATGTGAGATTCCATCTCAAGTGTTTCATTTGTTTAGATTGTAAATCCAAAAACTTAATCCATTTGGTCCCGTTATAAGAATCAAAAATCGGTAATAAAAATTCTTTATCGATACAATTAACCTATCCTACACATTTCTCATCTCACATTTCACATCTTACATTTCACATCTTACATTTCACATCTTACATTCCCCCCTTACATTTAACAAATAATTAATAGCCTCATTTTTAACTTATTCTATTTTTGTGAGAGATACTATTCTCATGAAAAACTATACTTTACTTGCCTTTTTATTTTTCTCCATTTCAAATTTCGCCCAAATTAAGGGAACTGTAACCGATGATAAAGGAACTCCTTTGCCCTTTGTATCCATCTTTGAAGAGAATACTTATAGCGGAACTACTTCTAATGAGCAGGGAAAATATCAGCTTACCGTAAAAGAGCCGGGCAAAAACAAAATCGTTTTTCAATATCTGGGCTATAAAACTCAAAAAATAACAATTCCAGCTGACACAAAAGCGACATTGCCAGATGTAAAAATGACTGAGGAAAGCTTTGCTTTAAACGAAGTAGTGATTGACCCGAAAAATAATCCTGCCAACACCATTATTAAAAGTGCTATTGCGGTCAAAAAAGACAACTCTGACAAAATTGCCCGATACACAGCCGATTTCTACTCCAAAGGAATGTTTAAAGTAAAAGATTTACCGAAAAAGATTCTGGGACAAAAAGTAGATCTGGGCGACGATCTTGCATCGAATTTAGATTCTACCGGAACCGGTATTTTATATTTATCCGAAACCATTTCTAAGG
It encodes the following:
- the aroQ gene encoding type II 3-dehydroquinate dehydratase; the encoded protein is MKICIINGPNLNLLGKREPEVYGSQTFEDYFETLQAKFPHIELSYYQSNIEGELIGKIQECGFSFDGIILNAGAYTHTSIGLGDAMKAVTTPVIEVHISNTYARESFRHQSYLSGNAKGVILGFGLKSYELAIQSFL